Within the Gossypium raimondii isolate GPD5lz chromosome 12, ASM2569854v1, whole genome shotgun sequence genome, the region CGATTTCTGACGTTTATCAACTGTCAGCTGAGTTTCAATAACAGTTCcatccaaaaacaaaaataatacatataggCACACCCTATTGTAATTACAGTGATagataatataagaaaaaataattaataattaaaaagtaaaacaaaaagaaaaaccttaaTGGAACAATTAATTAGGAAATACACAAGAAGAAGCAGAAATTTACCTCATCAGAAGAGTCTGATAGAGCTTTCAAAAGGGTGTCAAATATGTCATTTAGAAAACATAAGACCTGTTTCAGGTGAAACATTAAACATTGCCTATATTGGAGCAACAGTTCAATTGATGAATCTACCAttgaaataacaaattttacataaGGCTATACACTTTTTGTCTCGGTTTTTGTTGAAACTATTATGCCCTTAAACAGGGAATGTGGTCTTTCTACAAGCATGAAAAGATTTCAAGCATGCAGCATCAGATGTGCTTCCACCAAAAGTGCTAAAATATTTCAAAGAGATGTCAACGAGGACATTTAGTGAGATAAATACTAAGAATATCCATGTATCCAAATAATAAGTCAAGAACGATTGATTTTGGCATCCATCAAGCCGACATTGTTGACCATTTTATTTCAGAATAAAAAGGTTAGGTGGAATCTAGATCGAGACCTTTTGTACTTTGCATCTAGCAGTAACTTAATAACCATCATCTTTAGTAATGAGAATTATTACTAGTACTTAACAAATCTTCAACTGCCAATGCATATGTTAGAGATAGAAACTCCTTGAAACTTCAAAATGATAATAATGGTGGAAAGGAACATAAACATTAAAGTCAGAAACCCTATCaggtataattttaaaagataagaTTTATTGAGTGTTTAGATACTTCAACACTAACACAAAAATGGGACTTCAATGAAGTTGTTATGCAAGTAAGATCATTATGATGATTCTAAtcattaaaacatgagaaaataCGAGCAAAACCGGCATTAAGCTCACAGATAATTGCCCTCTCACCTCAGCACGATGTCTATTTAAAAGGGTTGATATCCAGTGCAATGCTTCAATTCTAGTGGCCTCCCACTCACTATCAAGTTGCCTGAccagtaaaaaaaaatagtaattagtacaaaatcattttaagtgATCATTTCAGGGGTCAAATAAGTCACCATTTTAAACACTTTTGTATAGCTCTTCAACCTTCAAGATACAGAAGAGCTATATATCCCCCATAAAAGTGCAAACTGCTAGTAACATTTCAAACCTATAACTTTTTCCGGGGAACAAAAACTACACCTCCTTGTGATGGAGAGAATGGCACCCACATCAAAAGTTTCTGCTGGATCAGCCTTGATTGCACGAAGCTCCTCATTGGTTTCATGAGCGACCTAATACAAGAAAATGAAATCAAACGCAAAAAATGAATACAAAGGAAAGAACTCCACACAAATTTTGAAAGACATTGCAGATAGTTTTTTAAAGTAGATTAAGGAGACAGCAGACGAGATAAACTAAACTTACTActctaattttctcttctttatcAGATATGCAGGGAAGAATGGCTCCCAGTATGTCAGCATAGTAAGGAACAAGCTGGTCTCTACCAAGCTTTACAAACTCATTTATCTGTACAATggggaaaatttcaaatttctataaagtaaaaataccagatgaaataatcaatatatgaacagaatgaaaatttaagaatatCATAGGATAGACAAACACATTGACAAGGGGAAGAATCCATGACCAAGATTCTTTTCCCGATTTCTACTTTAAAATGTTCCCTTTCTGTGGCTACAAAAAATCATATTCATCTTACCCAAGTTATAGCTGTTAACCGAGTGAATTCATCAGGAGAAGCTGCCCGTTGCACCAGTATTTCAGCCATGCGACTATAATCTACAGACTTCAAGAGTAGCACTGCTCGAGTCAGAAAATTACAAATGAACaaaagattttctttttatgaGAAATACTGTTGGTAAGTTTGCACATTAATAAAGCCACAACTTTTTTACTAAAAGTCTGAGGTATCAATCATGTGATTCCCATAAAGATGCTGACAAGCTTTAAGATAAGTGGCCAAGGAGCCAATCCATCAATCAAAGACAAGACAGTAGAATCTTACTGGGGAGTTTTTAATCTCTTGAAGAAACTCTGAAAGTGCTGAATCAGCTTGTTGCCGTATTTCATGACTAGAATCACttaacatattaaataaacCTGAAAGTTATCAagaactaattaattaaaaatcacttaCTGTAGAGAAGTAGAACATTCGCTTAAAAAAGACCAAAACTTTATTACCATCAAGAAAATCAGGAAGGAAACCCAACATGTCAATATCTGGAACACTATCCAGTACAGTTATCCATCCAACCAAAAACTGACGAACATAAGGATTCAGGACATTCATGCGCTCTCTCAACAATGGGATAAATTCTTCAATACTGAAGATAAAGCAAccatataataacattataaagaTGGTTCCCAGAAAATTCTAAACAAGGCCtctaaataataagattcatggGCTGATATTGGAAAGGAATAAAGCACACCTGAACTGGTCACTTTCAGTAACAATATCCTGTTTCACATGGTAAAAAAGAAGAGCAATAAATTCCATATTTCACATGATTACCAAGATGCCAACAATTAGTTGAGGGAGCAACTATTAACCTTCACAAGCCTATCTAAAAGGTGAGCAGCACTCTGTACGTTGCCATCTGAATCAGCTGAAAGCTTGCATAAAGCATCAAATATCTGATTAAAGAATATGATAAAATCTCCTCGAACAATCTGTATGGTAGAAACAACGTACCGTGTCCACTATTAGTCATGAAAACAAGAAGCGACAAAGAAAAAGGGTCATAAGCAAACCAATCTCCTTTCACCTTTGCAATGTTATATAGAGCTTCACATGCATAATAGCGAACTCTGCTGTCTTGGTCAGAGAAAGAATTAAGTACTGGTTGCACAATTTGCTGGCATATTTCATCAAAAGCAAATTAATTACTCAATtatatatgaaagaaatagattttaacaaaataaacaacTGGGGGAAAAAACACTTTTTACAACATAGGAAAAAAGTAATCTCTATGTCCAACATAACAGCAGGTAACAGTTTTCCCATTTTACATTATATTCTACTAGTGAAAGAATAATATTTGAAACAAGGGTCATCCCCTCTGACTGCATGAAAGAACATAAAGTCTCAACCCTGATAGCCTGCCCCACCCTAGCACTAACCTTCTCTACCCCCGCAAGACTAAAACTAAGGAGACAAAACAAATCACCTACCACCCAAGCCAAGATACAAAGGCGGGCACATAACAAAAATCAAGCAGCAGATGCAGTCCCAATACCAGGCTACTAAATGGCTTGGAAGCCTTCTGTCAGATGGTGTGAGCGTGTGACTGTTTTGAGTTCTAGTGAACTGCTGTGTATGAGTGTTTAGTTTTTTGTGGGCTTTATATCAGATAATAGTGTGTATATCAGAttggttttttaatattttagataaCTAGTTATTGATAAGTTTCCTTAGTtaaaatgttgctcattggatGGCAAGGGAGAGTTTAAATGCTGTTTGCttgatttgttttctttgagCATCCACCTGCAGGATATCTGGAACCTCTTGAAGGCAGACATGGAAGGAGTTGCATACTTGCATTTCCACGTCTTGTTCCTCTTGAAGCGTCTTAGGGCCCTGGCCCTCTTTTTGTAACccaaaaaaaagattgaaattgTGCATATATGGAGACTGTAAAAGTTGTACTATTAAGATAGAATAAAATTCCATTAAGTAAAATTCTCTACACtttctaatcaaaattttataattactcTTTCTCTGTGAATAGTGAAACAGAGTTTAGGACAGCAACAAACAACCAACAATATTTGTATCTGATCTTTCCTCAGGAGTAAGAGGTCAAACCAGAAGCAACAATGATTTAAGAACTTCCCTGATTAAGCAATTAAATGTGCATCGATGTTTACTTTAATCTTTAAGTGTTTCCAATTCTTTTAGAAGTTATGAAAGTTCAATAAGAAATGAAGAAAGAACTGAAAGcacattaaacaaataatatatacatcTAATGCATTACCAATTACCAGAATGGAAATAGTTCATAATAAATTCTAAACCACAATATTAAGCTATATGTCAAGTAGTGGAATGGATACAGGACACCAAGATCAAAATGCTGCCTGGCTATAACTTGTTTCCTTACTTCATGAAACCTAAATAGTCATATGTTTGAAGTGGaagactaaaataattaaagctTCATAAAATTCAGCCAAAGGAACATACTGCTTGAGGGTAAGGttctaattatatattaaacaaattaaaataattaaagttcataTAGATAGTTAGAAACTTATCTTTAATGCATGAACATGATAGGACCACTTTTCTTGACAATTTCCACCTCTCTGGATGATATACCAGGTGCAAGAAGAGCTATTGTGGCATTCAATTTCTAGGATTCGACAAGCAATGATCTCCATAACATTGCAAATGAACAATAGAGATTGACCAAACTGTCCTTGATCTCACTAGCTCATTATATAACTTCCCGTTTTAATAGGTGTGGTACATAACactaattattttcaataatcaGACATGGAAAGGAAAGCTTGAAGTTATTAGAACTAGAAAAGTAGTAGGGCTCGTATGCCCATGTCTGAAACATATGAAGCATTTATAGGCTTACAGATTTGATCAGTTGGTCATTGATCTTCCATTGTTCTAACATATGTTATAAGGAGGGATATAGTGCCTCTCACATTGACAAATGTGGAACAAAAGCAAGGGGTTAGAGAAGAACTAAAGTGATCAAAGTATCATATAAGCTGATTTCTACAATTTATATGACAAATAGGATGAGGCTAAGCTTATAATAACATCATGCAAGTATTCCAAATAATATTTGTACGACAAAGCAGCCCGGGGGAATACTAGAAACGGTTCAACCAAGTTAGTAAGAATACGATTATTTATatcctattaaaatttcataaaaaattaaaaattaaaaaaatcctgATTTCCCATGTCATGTAGATGTCTCTATAACTGCCTACTAGAGATCACAAAAGCTATTTTGTTtggacttcatttttctttaagaaCCCATGTCCGGCACTCATGTCCAGCACATGAATATGGAGATATAACCTGTAAGGATCCTTATGGAAAAACCTAGAAAAGTCTAACCTTATCCATGTCGGATACATACTTGTATTCGACACTCACACTCTAGTCCAAGTAACATAGCACCACTATACCCAAGTAATAACTACCAAGGAAAATCAACAACAGTTGCCttcttaataataaacaaacactATACCCACGTAATAACAACCCcccaaaaataattacaatcaTAGAACAAAATCGTTAAACCCGAAATAGCAAATTCTTTGTTCTCAAATAACAATGCCATGGCAAACATTATTCAACGGTTTtctaataagaataaaatgtgCTAATAGAAAGCTAATTAAAGGCAAATTTATCCTTGCCTCAAGATGTTGGGCAGCTTCGGAAGTCAACCCCACAGTGGCAGCAGCTAAACCTATCAATCCTCCCTACATAAACACAACACCAAAATTGAACAAAGCCAACccgaattttaaaataaatagatacaaaatctcataaaaaatttcaaaattctggAAAATATTCATAGTCAACCAACCTTACGGTGATTGGCATGTGGTGAGTAAACAAATTCAGTGGTCAACAAGTTGATCACGAGCGATATCTTCTCGTGATCTCCGGACGACGCTAGCTGTTTCACAATTCCTTCAAACTACACAAAATCATGATATCAAACAGTTGAGCAGTTCAGTCATTCAAAAAGCAAGATAGAAACTGAATTACAtggaaaataatacaaaagcAAAAGAAGAACCTCAAGGGCCGCATTCTTCCGCTTCTCATACAGCTTGTCGGATAGATTACGCAGAACGGAGGCGGGAATCACGGAGAGCGCGTCGGCCATACTAGATTATTCttttaaagttcaaaaaaaaaaggaaagaagaagaaaagcatAAACTAAAGATAATTACtcgattaaatcaaatttgtttCATCATCTTTTCAAGTTAGATCTTGTAAAAACTGAGTAGAAAcgaattaaaatttctttaatattcatacaaaagaaaaggagataggattttttattttctttcttctgtaccattaaagttaaaatttggaagaaaagaACAGAAATTTCTCCGGGATTTGGATAGTGATGTTTTTGTGTTGTGAGTGTAATAAAAATGTTTGGAGAAAACGATAAAGAGCGTTGGGCTAAAgtcaaatgaccaaattattCGTGTGCAGTCTTTGCAGCAAGGCAAGTCTAAGACTCTAAGTCAAGGGTATAAGTGAAATTTCATGGTGCTAGAGAAAAAGACGTTACTCATCTACCAATGATTAATTATCTGTAAATTAAATCTGTGtaatacaaaaatcaatttcCAGCCCAACCATCAATATTTTGTTGGTAAATTAAATATGCtattagtaatttattttcgattttttaattatgaaaaattacaaaatggtcacctaacaatctaattttgtttttttggtcaCTAGTTAGCTAATGAtggcaacttttaaaattgatataacagtaattttaacatttaacatttatatattatgctaatttaattttgattctaaaaaatttaactctcaacatttacatattgtgcaatttagttttttttctagatttttttttctttgttaccATTAAGGATCAAAATGTTGCTTTGGAGAGCGGGTAACAACAACCTTCCAGTGAGAAAAACTTTGGTTCAAAGGAGAATTTCGGCACCCTTCTTATGTTGTATTTGTCGAGACAACAATGAATCTATCTTGCATGTGCTTTGCTCTTGTGCTGAATTGACTAAAGTTCGAAACCTCCCGTCTTTCTCTTATAAAGTCCAAGATGTTGAAGGTAACTCGTTTTTTGAATGGATGATCAATTGCTTTCGAAAGTTTGGTATAGAGGAGTTTCGAAGGTGATGTTTTACAATttggaaaaatgaaataactgaaaataattgaaatttgagGGGGATGGGTGATGACACTAGCATAGTGATGAATTTTGCCCAACCATATATGAGGGAGCTTGATGCTTCCTGTTTTGCCAATCGAATGGTACCGATCCATTATCATAGAAAATGGAAGCTGCCGCTGAGAGACATCCTTCTTAAGTTAAATGTTGATGTTGCCTTAACTGATGATAGATGTAATGTTGGGGGTACTTTGAGGGAACTGTGATTGGAGATTTGCCAAGAAAGCTTTACCTTTGCATTCTGtgttagaataataataataatttacataaaaCTTAATAGATTAGGATTTATCATATCAAATCATCAAATTATcaagaacaaattaaaaacaatagtAGATACAAAAACGTACCTGAATCGCTTAAAATCTTGAGATATTAAAATCTTATagttttgatcttccaaattaacatataagtattttaaaaaatgtgacactctcttttctaaagatgaGATGTCATGTATAATTTGGGAGCATACACTTAATATAGAACATGAATACATCCAATTTAGTTTACCTTAGACCATAAACATTTATAATATGTATCGACCAAAGGTGATGCT harbors:
- the LOC105764377 gene encoding protein VAC14 homolog isoform X1, with protein sequence MADALSVIPASVLRNLSDKLYEKRKNAALEFEGIVKQLASSGDHEKISLVINLLTTEFVYSPHANHRKGGLIGLAAATVGLTSEAAQHLEQIVQPVLNSFSDQDSRVRYYACEALYNIAKVKGDWFAYDPFSLSLLVFMTNSGHADSDGNVQSAAHLLDRLVKDIVTESDQFSIEEFIPLLRERMNVLNPYVRQFLVGWITVLDSVPDIDMLGFLPDFLDGLFNMLSDSSHEIRQQADSALSEFLQEIKNSPSVDYSRMAEILVQRAASPDEFTRLTAITWINEFVKLGRDQLVPYYADILGAILPCISDKEEKIRVVAHETNEELRAIKADPAETFDVGAILSITRRQLDSEWEATRIEALHWISTLLNRHRAEVLCFLNDIFDTLLKALSDSSDEVVLLVLDIHACIAQDPLNFRQLVVFLVHNFRVDHSLLERRGALIIRRLCVLLDAERVYRELSTILEGEADLDFACIMVQALNLILLTSSELSELRGLLKQSLVNAAGKDLFVSLYASWCHSPMAIISLCLLAQMYQHASAVTQSLVKEDINAKFLVQLDKLIRLLETPIFAYIRLQLLEPGRYIWLLKALYGLLMLLPQKSSAFTRLRTRLKTVPLCSFNGDQLKRASSGNPYSQILCHSGSQISEDGDITQDNGNLQNGINFGSRLQQFEQMQRQHRMLAKSQAQSRISSASLSKEEPKAEPWRIPTSEGNRPLSRSSRRGVGQFQI
- the LOC105764377 gene encoding protein VAC14 homolog isoform X2, whose amino-acid sequence is MADALSVIPASVLRNLSDKLYEKRKNAALEFEGIVKQLASSGDHEKISLVINLLTTEFVYSPHANHRKGGLIGLAAATVGLTSEAAQHLEQIVQPVLNSFSDQDSRVRYYACEALYNIAKIVRGDFIIFFNQIFDALCKLSADSDGNVQSAAHLLDRLVKDIVTESDQFSIEEFIPLLRERMNVLNPYVRQFLVGWITVLDSVPDIDMLGFLPDFLDGLFNMLSDSSHEIRQQADSALSEFLQEIKNSPSVDYSRMAEILVQRAASPDEFTRLTAITWINEFVKLGRDQLVPYYADILGAILPCISDKEEKIRVVAHETNEELRAIKADPAETFDVGAILSITRRQLDSEWEATRIEALHWISTLLNRHRAEVLCFLNDIFDTLLKALSDSSDEVVLLVLDIHACIAQDPLNFRQLVVFLVHNFRVDHSLLERRGALIIRRLCVLLDAERVYRELSTILEGEADLDFACIMVQALNLILLTSSELSELRGLLKQSLVNAAGKDLFVSLYASWCHSPMAIISLCLLAQMYQHASAVTQSLVKEDINAKFLVQLDKLIRLLETPIFAYIRLQLLEPGRYIWLLKALYGLLMLLPQKSSAFTRLRTRLKTVPLCSFNGDQLKRASSGNPYSQILCHSGSQISEDGDITQDNGNLQNGINFGSRLQQFEQMQRQHRMLAKSQAQSRISSASLSKEEPKAEPWRIPTSEGNRPLSRSSRRGVGQFQI
- the LOC105764377 gene encoding protein VAC14 homolog isoform X3; its protein translation is MADALSVIPASVLRNLSDKLYEKRKNAALEFEGIVKQLASSGDHEKISLVINLLTTEFVYSPHANHRKGGLIGLAAATVGLTSEAAQHLEQIVQPVLNSFSDQDSRVRYYACEALYNIAKVKGDWFAYDPFSLSLLVFMTNSGHADSDGNVQSAAHLLDRLVKDIVTESDQFSIEEFIPLLRERMNVLNPYVRQFLVGWITVLDSVPDIDMLGFLPDFLDGLFNMLSDSSHEIRQQADSALSEFLQEIKNSPSVDYSRMAEILVQRAASPDEFTRLTAITWINEFVKLGRDQLVPYYADILGAILPCISDKEEKIRVVAHETNEELRAIKADPAETFDVGAILSITRRQLDSEWEATRIEALHWISTLLNRHRAEVVLLVLDIHACIAQDPLNFRQLVVFLVHNFRVDHSLLERRGALIIRRLCVLLDAERVYRELSTILEGEADLDFACIMVQALNLILLTSSELSELRGLLKQSLVNAAGKDLFVSLYASWCHSPMAIISLCLLAQMYQHASAVTQSLVKEDINAKFLVQLDKLIRLLETPIFAYIRLQLLEPGRYIWLLKALYGLLMLLPQKSSAFTRLRTRLKTVPLCSFNGDQLKRASSGNPYSQILCHSGSQISEDGDITQDNGNLQNGINFGSRLQQFEQMQRQHRMLAKSQAQSRISSASLSKEEPKAEPWRIPTSEGNRPLSRSSRRGVGQFQI